A genomic segment from Alphaproteobacteria bacterium encodes:
- the ligA gene encoding NAD-dependent DNA ligase LigA, with protein sequence MMTIEDLKKIDITSIDADTAKSILAFLAIEIERHDKLYYAHSLPEISDADYDFLRQLNTKIEANFPDLKRPDSPSHKIGVTPQDGFSKYKHGAPMLSLDNAFDEKDVIDFLKKIYRYLNLNPAHPLEFVAEPKIDGVSANLLYENGQLKIGATRGDGSIGEDITQNLKTIREIPHVLKAPFPERLEIRGEVYMRHDEFEAFNQERASKGEIVFANPRNASSGALRQLDARITAQRPLHFYAYGMGLHDPSSFPTHWALLNQLENWGFKISPLRQICHNVQDLTTFHDSLGQKRTDLGFDIDGVVYKVNDISLQDRLGIVSRSPRWAIAHKFAAEQAETTLEDIQIQVGRTGVLTPVAYLKPINVGGVMVSRATLHNEDEIARKDVRIGDRVIVQRAGDVIPQIVKAILSARPTNSVPYQFPDHCPICGSLAFREEGEVARKCSGGLICAAQIVERLKHFVSKHGFDIEGFGSKYIESFWHEKLVQKPADIFKLKQIEADLKKREGWGAKSVDNLLQAIEAKRSISMPRFLYALGIPQIGQATALLLSKNYGNFQHFESEIIKAQDETSESYINLASIDGIGPSMAKDLIHFFQELHNQDVVLGLLNEITIEPYEHIIQESIFSGKTLVFTGTLTKMSRDEAKNNALKLGAKVAGSVSSKTDYVVIGSDAGSKAAKAKELGVKCLNEDEFLLLAQHD encoded by the coding sequence ATGATGACTATAGAAGATCTTAAAAAAATTGATATTACATCAATCGATGCTGATACGGCAAAATCTATTCTTGCCTTTTTAGCAATTGAAATTGAGCGTCATGACAAATTATATTATGCCCATTCTTTACCTGAAATAAGTGATGCTGATTATGATTTTTTACGCCAATTAAATACAAAAATTGAAGCAAATTTTCCAGATCTTAAACGTCCTGATAGTCCCTCTCATAAAATTGGTGTAACGCCACAAGATGGGTTTTCAAAATATAAACATGGCGCACCAATGCTTTCATTGGATAATGCATTTGATGAAAAAGATGTCATCGATTTTTTAAAAAAAATATATCGTTATTTAAATTTAAATCCCGCTCATCCATTAGAATTTGTTGCGGAGCCTAAAATTGATGGCGTGTCAGCAAATCTTCTATATGAAAATGGACAATTAAAAATTGGTGCAACACGGGGTGATGGCAGCATAGGCGAAGACATTACGCAAAATCTTAAAACAATCCGAGAAATTCCGCATGTTTTAAAAGCACCTTTTCCTGAGCGTCTTGAAATTCGCGGTGAAGTCTATATGCGTCACGATGAATTCGAAGCGTTTAATCAAGAACGAGCGTCAAAAGGTGAAATTGTCTTTGCAAATCCACGTAATGCCTCTTCTGGCGCTTTGCGGCAATTGGATGCACGTATTACAGCGCAACGTCCACTCCATTTTTATGCGTATGGTATGGGATTGCACGATCCTTCAAGTTTCCCAACACATTGGGCACTTTTAAATCAATTAGAAAATTGGGGCTTTAAAATTAGCCCATTACGCCAAATCTGTCATAATGTTCAAGATCTAACAACATTTCATGATTCTTTAGGTCAAAAACGAACTGATTTAGGGTTTGATATTGATGGCGTTGTTTATAAAGTGAATGATATTTCCTTACAAGATCGACTTGGTATTGTCAGTCGTTCACCCCGTTGGGCAATCGCGCATAAATTTGCAGCAGAACAGGCTGAAACGACTTTAGAAGATATCCAAATACAAGTTGGTCGGACAGGTGTGTTGACGCCTGTTGCCTATTTAAAACCCATTAATGTGGGTGGTGTGATGGTTTCGCGCGCGACGCTCCATAACGAGGATGAAATTGCACGCAAGGATGTACGTATTGGCGATCGCGTTATTGTCCAACGCGCAGGCGATGTTATTCCACAAATTGTTAAAGCTATTTTATCTGCACGACCCACAAATTCTGTGCCGTATCAATTTCCAGATCATTGTCCTATTTGCGGGAGCCTTGCTTTTAGAGAAGAAGGCGAAGTTGCACGTAAATGTTCAGGTGGTCTTATTTGTGCAGCCCAAATTGTTGAGCGTCTTAAACATTTCGTTTCTAAACATGGTTTTGATATTGAAGGCTTTGGCAGTAAATATATCGAAAGTTTTTGGCATGAAAAACTTGTTCAAAAACCTGCAGATATATTTAAATTGAAACAAATCGAAGCGGACCTTAAAAAACGCGAAGGTTGGGGCGCAAAATCAGTTGATAATCTTTTGCAAGCCATTGAAGCAAAACGATCTATTTCAATGCCACGTTTTTTATATGCTTTGGGTATTCCTCAAATTGGTCAAGCAACTGCTTTATTGCTTTCAAAAAATTATGGAAATTTTCAACATTTTGAAAGCGAAATTATAAAAGCCCAAGATGAGACAAGTGAATCTTATATCAACCTTGCGTCCATTGATGGCATTGGACCTTCCATGGCCAAAGATTTGATCCATTTTTTTCAAGAATTGCATAATCAAGATGTTGTTTTAGGTTTATTGAACGAAATTACAATTGAACCTTATGAACATATTATACAAGAATCAATTTTTTCAGGCAAAACGCTTGTGTTTACGGGTACATTAACAAAGATGTCACGTGATGAAGCTAAGAATAATGCCTTAAAATTAGGCGCTAAAGTTGCAGGATCAGTTTCAAGCAAAACCGATTATGTGGTCATCGGATCTGATGCTGGATCAAAAGCTGCAAAGGCCAAAGAACTAGGTGTTAAGTGTTTGAATGAGGATGAGTTTCTTTTATTGGCGCAGCATGATTGA
- the recN gene encoding DNA repair protein RecN: MLKRLYIQNFVLIDMLDIDFEHGLSVITGETGAGKSILLEAINLGLGARADQSMIRPNADKAQIILEFYVQNDHPIYQKLDEFAILKEEGLLFKRILTKSGHSKAYLNDQPITLSKLKELGVDLIEIIGQFSTASLMQKSEHLCFLDQFAKLQHDKNQVEKAYHIWYETKQKFIEITQEKERIERDYDYLSAILQELNEIAPLYDEESLLIEKKAALSNAQKLNEIISKTISKLNEPKNVSALLYTAQRELMKAPIQNEDIISPIYQQLEKAAFEVEDAEAKLHDLLGKIGKEAKEVEAIEDRIYVLRHLARKHRVQPDALGEFWDNTREKIETFEKAEADLAEYSEKTKIAKEQYLILAQNLSQKRLEHIKILEQNIQKELIHLKLEKALFKVVHNQIEMPQLSGIDQIHFAFAPNPGLPFTAIDETASGGEMSRLLLALKILDKSDHPKTLVFDEIDTGVGGAVSDALGLRLQSLSVLTQTIAITHAPQIAAKANHHYKVEKKTNAEKTASTLTLLDAEAHQEEIARMLSGAFITDEARRAALSLLQSGQIQPQEKLSKTS, encoded by the coding sequence ATGCTGAAACGACTTTATATTCAAAACTTCGTACTCATCGATATGCTCGATATAGATTTTGAGCATGGACTTTCTGTGATTACTGGTGAAACAGGTGCCGGTAAATCTATTCTTTTAGAAGCCATTAATCTTGGTTTAGGCGCGCGTGCTGATCAATCCATGATTCGACCCAATGCTGATAAAGCGCAAATTATTTTAGAATTTTATGTTCAAAATGATCATCCTATTTACCAAAAACTTGATGAATTTGCGATTTTAAAAGAAGAGGGTCTTCTATTTAAACGTATTTTAACAAAATCGGGACATAGCAAAGCCTATTTAAACGATCAGCCTATTACATTATCAAAGTTAAAAGAACTTGGTGTTGATCTCATTGAAATTATTGGTCAATTTTCAACAGCATCCCTTATGCAAAAAAGTGAGCATCTTTGCTTTTTAGATCAATTTGCAAAACTTCAACATGATAAAAATCAAGTTGAAAAAGCTTATCATATTTGGTATGAAACCAAACAAAAATTCATTGAAATTACACAAGAAAAAGAACGCATTGAACGTGATTATGATTATTTATCAGCTATTCTTCAGGAATTAAATGAGATAGCGCCTTTGTATGATGAAGAATCATTACTCATTGAAAAAAAAGCAGCTTTAAGCAATGCCCAAAAATTAAATGAAATTATCAGCAAGACGATTTCAAAATTAAATGAACCTAAAAATGTTTCAGCGCTTCTTTACACAGCGCAACGCGAACTCATGAAAGCGCCGATTCAAAACGAAGATATAATTTCACCCATTTATCAGCAACTTGAAAAAGCAGCTTTTGAAGTTGAAGATGCTGAGGCAAAGCTTCATGATCTTTTGGGTAAAATTGGTAAAGAAGCAAAAGAAGTTGAAGCGATTGAAGATAGAATTTATGTGTTGCGTCATTTAGCGCGAAAACACCGTGTGCAACCTGATGCATTGGGTGAATTTTGGGATAATACACGCGAAAAAATTGAAACTTTTGAAAAAGCTGAAGCAGACCTTGCTGAATATTCAGAAAAAACAAAAATTGCTAAAGAACAATATCTGATATTAGCCCAAAATCTGAGTCAAAAACGACTTGAACATATTAAAATTCTTGAGCAAAACATTCAAAAAGAATTGATCCATCTTAAGCTTGAAAAAGCATTGTTTAAGGTTGTGCACAATCAAATCGAAATGCCGCAACTTTCTGGTATTGATCAAATTCATTTTGCTTTTGCACCCAATCCTGGGCTCCCTTTTACAGCAATTGACGAGACTGCCTCTGGTGGTGAAATGTCTCGTTTATTACTAGCACTTAAAATTTTGGATAAAAGCGATCATCCTAAAACACTTGTTTTTGATGAAATTGATACAGGTGTTGGGGGTGCTGTTTCTGATGCGCTTGGTTTACGTTTACAAAGTTTAAGTGTGCTCACACAAACAATAGCGATTACGCATGCACCTCAAATTGCTGCCAAAGCGAATCATCATTATAAGGTTGAGAAAAAAACCAATGCTGAAAAAACGGCATCAACGCTTACATTGCTTGATGCAGAGGCACATCAAGAAGAAATTGCACGTATGTTATCAGGTGCCTTCATAACGGATGAAGCAAGGCGTGCCGCATTGAGTCTTCTTCAATCAGGACAAATTCAACCTCAAGAAAAATTATCAAAAACATCATGA